One Cicer arietinum cultivar CDC Frontier isolate Library 1 chromosome 8, Cicar.CDCFrontier_v2.0, whole genome shotgun sequence DNA segment encodes these proteins:
- the LOC101504353 gene encoding polygalacturonase non-catalytic subunit AroGP3-like — MNKQLNLIFLFILFSSSINVTIGGDAVAGDKNPFTPKAFLNRYWDKEIRNSLPKPSFLFSKASPLTTVEAATFAKLAAGNTLSTRLPEFCSAAKLLCFPEVSPSLEKHDKDANFAVYQDKNFTNYGTSRPGGVDSFKNYSDGENIPVNDFRRYSRDSAGHKDSFTNYAKDGNVVDQSFHTYGAGATGGAGEFNNYAEETNVPNLVFTSYSDDSNGRKQSFTSYSENGNAGEQSFSSYGKNGNGPTEEFTSYGTSSNVVGSGFSNYAETSNAANDSFKAYGVDMNNPTNTFTNYANGGNGAIQTFSTYRETANVGADSFTSYAKTANAAKVGFNNYGKSFNEGTDIFTSYAKSSNGETEVNFKVYGVNNTFKEYSKEGVSFAKYTNVSSTLSASVEEKKNAVSGNLVKNWVEPGKFFREKMLKEGTVMPMPDIRDKMPERSFLPRSILAKLPFSTSKIYEMKRLFKASDNGSMEKMMRDSLGECERVPSRGETKRCVGSIEDMIDFATSVLGRNVVVRTTKNLNGSKGNVMVGRVNGINGGKITRSVSCHQSLFPYLLYYCHSVPMVRVYQVDLLDPKTKSKINQGVAVCHLDTSDWSPSHGAFLSLGSGPGRIEVCHWIFENDMSWTVAD; from the exons ATGAACAAACAACTCAACCTTATCTTTCTCTTTATCCTCTTCTCATCTAGCATCAAT GTAACTATCGGCGGAGACGCGGTGGCCGGAGATAAAAACCCGTTCACTCCAAAAGCTTTTCTCAATCGCTATTGGGACAAAGAGATCCGCAACAGTTTACCAAAACCATCGTTCCTGTTTTCGAAGGCGTCACCGTTAACTACGGTGGAAGCGGCGACGTTTGCCAAACTAGCCGCCGGTAACACACTCTCCACGCGCCTGCCGGAATTCTGCTCCGCCGCGAAACTTCTCTGCTTCCCGGAAGTCTCTCCCAGCCTCGAAAAGCACGACAAAGACGCAAACTTCGCCGTTTATCAAGACAAAAACTTCACCAACTACGGGACGAGTCGACCCGGTGGTGTTGACTCGTTCAAAAACTACTCCGACGGAGAAAACATTCCGGTAAACGATTTCCGCCGCTACAGTCGCGACTCTGCCGGTCACAAAGACAGTTTCACAAACTACGCCAAAGACGGCAACGTCGTCGACCAAAGCTTTCATACTTACGGTGCCGGAGCCACCGGCGGCGCCGGCGAGTTCAATAATTACGCCGAAGAAACCAATGTTCCCAACCTCGTTTTCACTTCTTACTCCGACGACTCCAACGGAAGAAAACAGTCATTCACCTCCTACTCCGAAAACGGTAACGCCGGCGAACAATCGTTCTCTTCCTACGGCAAAAACGGTAACGGCCCCACCGAAGAGTTCACGTCGTACGGAACAAGCTCCAACGTTGTTGGATCGGGTTTTTCAAATTACGCCGAAACATCTAACGCCGCTAACGACAGTTTCAAAGCTTATGGCGTTGATATGAATAACCCAACCAATACTTTCACTAACTACGCTAACGGAGGTAACGGCGCAATTCAAACGTTTTCAACTTACCGTGAAACCGCTAACGTCGGTGCCGATTCTTTCACTAGCTATGCTAAAACCGCAAACGCCGCTAAAGTTGGTTTCAACAATTACGGAAAATCCTTTAACGAAGGAACCGACATTTTCACAAGCTACGCTAAAAGTTCAAACGGTGAAACGGAGGTTAATTTCAAAGTTTACGGCGTTAACAACACTTTTAAAGAGTATTCAAAAGAAGGTGTTTCGTTTGCAAAGTACACTAACGTTAGTTCGACGTTAAGTGCTTCGGTGGAAGAGAAAAAAAACGCGGTGAGTGGTAATTTGGTAAAAAACTGGGTTGAACCGGGTAAATTCTTTAGAGAAAAAATGTTGAAAGAAGGAACAGTTATGCCTATGCCTGACATTAGAGATAAAATGCCTGAAAGGTCGTTTTTACCCCGGAGTATTCTTGCGAAATTACCTTTTTCTACCTCTAAGATCTATGAGATGAAACGGTTATTCAAAGCTTCGGATAATGGTTCTATGGAGAAAATGATGAGAGATTCTTTAGGGGAATGTGAGAGAGTTCCGAGTCGCGGTGAAACAAAACGATGTGTGGGCTCCATTGAGGACATGATCGACTTTGCAACTTCTGTTTTAGGCAGAAACGTCGTCGTTCGAACAACCAAAAATTTAAACGGGTCAAAAGGTAATGTTATGGTGGGTCGGGTTAATGGAATCAACGGTGGAAAAATAACCCGATCCGTTTCTTGTCATCAGAGTTTGTTTCCTTATTTACTTTATTACTGTCACTCTGTTCCTATGGTTCGGGTCTATCAAGTGGATCTACTTGATCCGAAAACTAAATCTAAGATTAATCAAGGTGTTGCAGTTTGCCACTTGGATACTTCTGATTGGAGCCCGAGTCATGGAGCTTTTCTTTCTCTCGGGTCGGGTCCGGGTCGGATTGAAGTTTGTCACTGGATATTTGAGAACGACATGTCGTGGACAGTTGCTGATTGA
- the LOC101504896 gene encoding uncharacterized protein isoform X2, translating to MAVAANCARKSFQIASSSAKTLISRRSTLPSSSNSTKFNASFFQSSSPKRSLSNSWFPVQLAGAQVSLTPLHSATASALFTSLLSLHNNNWGCLSEADET from the exons ATGGCGGTGGCGGCCAACTGTGCTAGGAAATCTTTCCAAATAGCTTCTTCTTCTGCCAAAACCCTAATATCTCGTCGATCTACTTTACCTTCTTCTTCAAACTCCACTAAATTCAATGCCTCTTTTTTTCAATCTTCCTCACCCAAACGCTCACTCTCGAATTCCTG GTTTCCGGTGCAGTTAGCAGGTGCACAAGTATCATTGACGCCCTTGCATAGTGCTACTGCATCTGCATTGTTCACTTCTCTCTTGTCTTTGCATAATAACAACTGGGGTTGTCTTTCAGAAG CGGATGAGACCTAA
- the LOC101504896 gene encoding uncharacterized protein isoform X1, with protein sequence MAVAANCARKSFQIASSSAKTLISRRSTLPSSSNSTKFNASFFQSSSPKRSLSNSWFPVQLAGAQVSLTPLHSATASALFTSLLSLHNNNWGCLSEGFATPL encoded by the exons ATGGCGGTGGCGGCCAACTGTGCTAGGAAATCTTTCCAAATAGCTTCTTCTTCTGCCAAAACCCTAATATCTCGTCGATCTACTTTACCTTCTTCTTCAAACTCCACTAAATTCAATGCCTCTTTTTTTCAATCTTCCTCACCCAAACGCTCACTCTCGAATTCCTG GTTTCCGGTGCAGTTAGCAGGTGCACAAGTATCATTGACGCCCTTGCATAGTGCTACTGCATCTGCATTGTTCACTTCTCTCTTGTCTTTGCATAATAACAACTGGGGTTGTCTTTCAGAAG GTTTTGCAACGCCTCTATAG
- the LOC101505424 gene encoding probable inactive shikimate kinase like 1, chloroplastic isoform X1, translating into MLSSSSATNGFIPCSSSSSSSKSKKRVFFLDVNPLCYEGSKPSLKCFGKWLSLFLSPQVTHTHPVVAVIDGERGSQHRRNLIPSYKANRCSSTSFSISTSPGHVGRFQPLITRVLHKCNVPKKAADVSPQLKGSSIFLVGMKSSLKTNLGKLLADELRYYYFDSDDLVEEALGGASVAKSIKERDELSFLESETEVLKQLSAMGRLVVCAGNGAVQNSTNLALLRHGITLWIDLPLDIVARDVSEDQIQFSSGSYPEVMDELGALYNKHKDGYATADAIISLQKVASQLGYDNLDDVTTEDMTLEALGEIEKLTRVKKMIEEAARPF; encoded by the exons AtgttatcatcatcatcagcaACAAATGGTTTCATCCCTTGTTCAAGTTCAAGTTCAAGTTCAAAGAGTAAGAAAAGGGTATTCTTTTTAGACGTGAATCCTCTATGTTACGAAGGAAGTAAACCAAGCTTGAAGTGTTTTGGTAAGTGGCTATCTCTTTTTCTGTCTCCTCAAGTGACTCACACACACCCAGTTGTTGCTGTTATTGATGGAGAAAGAGGCAGTCAACATCGCAGAAACTTGATTCCTTCTTATAAAGCTAATCGATGCAGCAGCACAAGTTTTTCTATTTCAACATCACCAGGTCATGTTGGGAGATTCCAACCGCTTATTACTCGTGTCCTTCATAAATGCAATGTGCCG AAGAAAGCAGCAGATGTATCCCCTCAGCTCAAAGGATCCTCCATATTTTTGGTTg GTATGAAAAGCTCTCTTAAAACCAATTTGGGAAAACTGCTGGCTGATGAATTgcgatattattattttgatag TGATGATTTGGTTGAAGAAGCTTTAGGCGGTGCATCAGTTGCAAAATCCATCAAAGAGAGGGATGAATTGAGCTTCTTGGAATCTGAG ACTGAAGTACTTAAGCAATTGTCAGCCATGGGTCGACTAGTAGTTTGTGCTGGAAATGGTGCTGTCCAAAATTCAACTAATCT GGCACTCCTGAGACATGGGATTACATTGTGGATAGATTTGCCTTTAGACATTGTGGCTAGGGATGTATCTGAAGATCAGATTCAATTTTCTTCAGGATCTTACCCAGAG gtAATGGATGAACTGGGTGCTCTATACAATAAGCACAAAGATGGATATGCTACAGCTGATGCAATTATTTCACTTcaaa AAGTAGCTTCTCAGTTGGGTTATGATAACTTAGATGACGTTACAACCGAAGACATGACTTTGGAG GCTCTTGGAGAGATTGAGAAGTTGACTAGAGTAAAGAAGATGATAGAAGAAGCTGCAAGACCATTTTAA
- the LOC101505424 gene encoding probable inactive shikimate kinase like 1, chloroplastic isoform X2: protein MLSSSSATNGFIPCSSSSSSSKSKKRVFFLDVNPLCYEGSKPSLKCFGKWLSLFLSPQVTHTHPVVAVIDGERGSQHRRNLIPSYKANRCSSTSFSISTSPGHVGRFQPLITRVLHKCNVPKKAADVSPQLKGSSIFLVGMKSSLKTNLGKLLADELRYYYFDSDDLVEEALGGASVAKSIKERDELSFLESETEVLKQLSAMGRLVVCAGNGAVQNSTNLALLRHGITLWIDLPLDIVARDVSEDQIQFSSGSYPEVMDELGALYNKHKDGYATADAIISLQKVASQLGYDNLDDVTTEDMTLEVIILRLKDMHSQCSWRD, encoded by the exons AtgttatcatcatcatcagcaACAAATGGTTTCATCCCTTGTTCAAGTTCAAGTTCAAGTTCAAAGAGTAAGAAAAGGGTATTCTTTTTAGACGTGAATCCTCTATGTTACGAAGGAAGTAAACCAAGCTTGAAGTGTTTTGGTAAGTGGCTATCTCTTTTTCTGTCTCCTCAAGTGACTCACACACACCCAGTTGTTGCTGTTATTGATGGAGAAAGAGGCAGTCAACATCGCAGAAACTTGATTCCTTCTTATAAAGCTAATCGATGCAGCAGCACAAGTTTTTCTATTTCAACATCACCAGGTCATGTTGGGAGATTCCAACCGCTTATTACTCGTGTCCTTCATAAATGCAATGTGCCG AAGAAAGCAGCAGATGTATCCCCTCAGCTCAAAGGATCCTCCATATTTTTGGTTg GTATGAAAAGCTCTCTTAAAACCAATTTGGGAAAACTGCTGGCTGATGAATTgcgatattattattttgatag TGATGATTTGGTTGAAGAAGCTTTAGGCGGTGCATCAGTTGCAAAATCCATCAAAGAGAGGGATGAATTGAGCTTCTTGGAATCTGAG ACTGAAGTACTTAAGCAATTGTCAGCCATGGGTCGACTAGTAGTTTGTGCTGGAAATGGTGCTGTCCAAAATTCAACTAATCT GGCACTCCTGAGACATGGGATTACATTGTGGATAGATTTGCCTTTAGACATTGTGGCTAGGGATGTATCTGAAGATCAGATTCAATTTTCTTCAGGATCTTACCCAGAG gtAATGGATGAACTGGGTGCTCTATACAATAAGCACAAAGATGGATATGCTACAGCTGATGCAATTATTTCACTTcaaa AAGTAGCTTCTCAGTTGGGTTATGATAACTTAGATGACGTTACAACCGAAGACATGACTTTGGAGGTTATTATTTTGAGACTAAAGGACATGCATAGTCAGT GCTCTTGGAGAGATTGA